In Dasypus novemcinctus isolate mDasNov1 chromosome 10, mDasNov1.1.hap2, whole genome shotgun sequence, one DNA window encodes the following:
- the LOC101419663 gene encoding olfactory receptor 52N2-like: protein MHGANSSSLTPRFFVLNGIPGLEAAHVWISLPFCFMYIIAVVGNCGLIYLISHEEALHRPMYYFLALLSLTDLSGCTAFVPNMLCIFWFSLKEIDFNACLVQMFFIHMLTAMESGVLMLMALDRYVAICFPLRYSTILTNTVITKVGLATLMRSVLLMMPFTFLAKRLPYCRGNLIHHTYCDHMSVAKLSCGNVKINAIYGLVAALLVAGFDTFCISMSYTMIIRAVVNLSSADARQKAFSTCTSHICVIVITYVPAFFNFFTHRFGGRTIPHHIHIFIANIYLLLPPTLNPIVYGVKTKQIREGVIKLFLREKVIFNKR from the coding sequence ATGCATGGGGCCAATAGCTCCAGTCTGACACCAAGATTCTTCGTCCTCAATGGGATTCCTGGCCTGGAAGCTGCACATGTCTGGATCTCCCTGCCATTCTGCTTCATGTACATCATTGCTGTGGTAGGAAACTGTGGGCTTATCTACCTCATTAGCCATGAGGAAGCCCTGCATAGGCCCATGTATTACTTCCTAGCCCTGCTGTCCTTAACAGATCTTAGTGGCTGTACTGCATTTGTCCCAAATATGTTGTGTATCTTTTGGTTCAGTCTCAAGGAGATCGACTTTAATGCATGCCTTGTGCAGATGTTTTTCATTCACATGCTGACAGCCATGGAGTCTGGCGTGCTCATGCTCATGGCTCTAGATCGCTATGTGGCCATTTGTTTCCCTTTACGTTATTCCACCATCCTCACCAACACCGTAATTACCAAAGTTGGACTTGCCACCCTCATGCGAAGTGTGTTACTCATGATGCCATTCACTTTCCTGGCAAAGCGTCTTCCCTACTGCAGGGGCAACCTCATCCATCATACTTATTGTGACCATATGTCTGTGGCCAAATTGTCCTGTGGCAATGTCAAGATTAATGCTATCTATGGTCTTGTAGCTGCCTTGTTAGTTGCAGGATTTGATACATTTTGTATCTCCATGTCTTACACTATGATTATCCGTGCTGTAGTAAATCTCTCCTCTGCAGATGCTCGCCAAAAAGCCTTCAGCACCTGTACCTCGCATATATGTGTTATTGTCATCACCTATGTCCCAGCCTTCTTCAACTTCTTCACTCACCGCTTTGGGGGTCGCACCATACCTCACCACATCCACATCTTTATTGCCAACATCTACCTGCTGCTGCCTCCCACCTTGAATCCAATTGTCTATGGAGTGAAGACCAAGCAGATCCGTGAAGGAGTGATCAAATTGTTTCTTAGAgagaaagttatttttaataagaGATAA